A single region of the Gopherus evgoodei ecotype Sinaloan lineage chromosome 3, rGopEvg1_v1.p, whole genome shotgun sequence genome encodes:
- the SLC26A10 gene encoding solute carrier family 26 member 10 isoform X2 yields MAFALLASVAPVYGLYTSFFPVILYMLFGTGRHISTGTFAVVSLMTGSVVEQLVPWPLEPNATSAELAWVEERRIGVAAAMAFLVGLLLLVMFVVQLGFLATYLSEPIVKAFTNGAALHVLVSQLPSLLGLALPRHTGSFTIFKTLASVAQALPRTNVAELLISALCLALLVPIKEINTRFRNKLRTPIPGEIVVVLAATGVCFASSLDTRYDVQIVGHLPAGFPQPRLPALQSLPQVLGDTVAVAFVAYAVSVSLAMIYAEKHSYTINPNQELLAHGVSNLVSSLFACFPSSATLATTNILESAGGHTQLTGFFSGTVVLMVLMWLGPLFRYLPKAVLACINVTSLRQMVLQFWDLPELWRISRIDFAVWVVTWLAVVVLNVDVGLAVGVVFSMMTIICRTQRAECMTLGKAANTEIYRPLQRHSKCFEIPGVKIMAYHAPIYYGNRDFFREALSQLLGLSRPKGSRGEKAPRAVESGAKMSISTVENCVPSSVPDGEARCPSSGATGSIQAAILDCSGIVFVDSAGARLLIQMCMACQKAGICMNLAACNGEVLETLTSSGLGQHLSPQQVFVTVQDALAYITQTTEKVAEKNPPIWV; encoded by the exons ATGGCCTTCGCCCTCCTGGCCTCCGTGGCCCCCGTCTACGGGCTCTACACCTCCTTCTTCCCTGTCATCCTTTACATGCTCTTCGGCACCGGGCGCCACATCTCGACTG gcaccTTTGCCGTGGTGAGCCTGATGACGGGCTCCGTGGTGGAGCAGCTGGTGCCCTGGCCCCTGGAGCCCAACGCGACCAGCGCGGAGCTGGCGTGGGTGGAGGAGCGGCGCATTGGCGTGGCTGCCGCCATGGCCTTCCTCGTGGGACTCCTCTTG ctggtGATGTTTGTGGTGCAACTGGGCTTCCTGGCCACCTACCTCTCGGAGCCCATCGTCAAGGCCTTCACCAACGGGGCGGCCCTGCATGTCCTGGTCTCccagctgcccagcctgctgggcctggccctgccccgccACACTGGCTCTTTCACCATCTTCAAG ACGCTGGCATCGGTGGCGCAGGCGCTGCCCCGGACTAACGTGGCCGAGCTGCTCATCTCCGCCCTGTGCCTGGCCCTGCTGGTGCCCATCAAGGAGATCAACACGCGCTTTCGGAACAAGCTGCGGACCCCCATTCCAGGGGAGATCGTGGTG GTGCTGGCGGCCACCGGCGTCTGCTTTGCCTCCTCCCTGGACACGCGCTACGACGTGCAGATAGTTGGCCACCTGCCAGCTGG ATTCCCACAGCCCCGGCTTCCGGCCCTGCAGTCGCTGCCCCAGGTGCTGGGGGACACAGTGGCCGTCGCTTTCGTGGCCTATGCCGTCTCTGTGTCACTGGCCATGATCTACGCCGAGAAGCACAGCTACACCATCAACCCCAACCAG GAGCTGCTGGCCCATGGTGTGTCCAACCTAGTCTCTTCCCTCTTCGCCTGCTTCCCGAGCTCGGCCACCCTGGCAACCACCAACATCCTGGAGAGTGCGGGGGGACACACACAG CTCACTGGCTTCTTCTCCGGCACGGTGGTGCTCATGGTTCTCATGTGGCTCGGACCCCTCTTCCGCTACCTGCCCAAG gcTGTCCTGGCCTGTATCAATGTCACCAGCCTGCGCCAGATGGTCCTGCAGTTCTGGGACCTGCCCGAGCTCTGGAGGATCAGCCGGATTGACTTC GCTGTCTGGGTGGTCACCTGGCTGGCCGTGGTGGTGCTGAATGTGGACGTGGGCCTGGCCGTGGGGGTCGTGTTCTCCATGATGACTATCATCTGCCGCACACAGAG GGCCGAGTGTATGACGCTGGGCAAAGCGGCCAACACGGAAATCTACCGGCCTCTCCAACGCCACAGCAAG TGTTTTGAGATCCCCGGCGTGAAGATCATGGCTTACCACGCCCCCATCTACTACGGCAACCGCGACTTCTTCCGTGAGGCGCTGAGCCAGCTGCTGGGTTTGAGCCGGCCGAAGGGCAGCCGGGGGGAGAAGGCGCCACGGGCTGTGGAGAGTGGGGCCAAAATGAGCATCAGCACTGTG GAAAACTGTGTCCCCAGCTCTGTGCCGGATGGggaagccaggtgccccagctcAG GTGCCACTGGCAGTATCCAGGCCGCCATCCTCGACTGCAGTGGGATTGTCTTCGTGGACTCCGCCGGGGCCCGGCTGCTCATTCAG ATGTGCATGGCGTGCCAGAAGGCTGGCATCTGCATGAACCTGGCAGCATGTAATG GTGAGGTCCTGGAGACGCTGACCAGCAGCGGCCTGGGGCagcacctctccccacagcaggtGTTTGTGACGGTCCAGGATGCCCTTGCCTACATCACGCAAACCACG gaaAAGGTGGCTGAGAAGAATCCGCCAATCTGGGTGTAG
- the SLC26A10 gene encoding solute carrier family 26 member 10 isoform X1, producing MAFALLASVAPVYGLYTSFFPVILYMLFGTGRHISTGTFAVVSLMTGSVVEQLVPWPLEPNATSAELAWVEERRIGVAAAMAFLVGLLLLVMFVVQLGFLATYLSEPIVKAFTNGAALHVLVSQLPSLLGLALPRHTGSFTIFKTLASVAQALPRTNVAELLISALCLALLVPIKEINTRFRNKLRTPIPGEIVVVLAATGVCFASSLDTRYDVQIVGHLPAGFPQPRLPALQSLPQVLGDTVAVAFVAYAVSVSLAMIYAEKHSYTINPNQELLAHGVSNLVSSLFACFPSSATLATTNILESAGGHTQLTGFFSGTVVLMVLMWLGPLFRYLPKAVLACINVTSLRQMVLQFWDLPELWRISRIDFAVWVVTWLAVVVLNVDVGLAVGVVFSMMTIICRTQRAECMTLGKAANTEIYRPLQRHSKCFEIPGVKIMAYHAPIYYGNRDFFREALSQLLGLSRPKGSRGEKAPRAVESGAKMSISTVENCVPSSVPDGEARCPSSGATGSIQAAILDCSGIVFVDSAGARLLIQVRSWRR from the exons ATGGCCTTCGCCCTCCTGGCCTCCGTGGCCCCCGTCTACGGGCTCTACACCTCCTTCTTCCCTGTCATCCTTTACATGCTCTTCGGCACCGGGCGCCACATCTCGACTG gcaccTTTGCCGTGGTGAGCCTGATGACGGGCTCCGTGGTGGAGCAGCTGGTGCCCTGGCCCCTGGAGCCCAACGCGACCAGCGCGGAGCTGGCGTGGGTGGAGGAGCGGCGCATTGGCGTGGCTGCCGCCATGGCCTTCCTCGTGGGACTCCTCTTG ctggtGATGTTTGTGGTGCAACTGGGCTTCCTGGCCACCTACCTCTCGGAGCCCATCGTCAAGGCCTTCACCAACGGGGCGGCCCTGCATGTCCTGGTCTCccagctgcccagcctgctgggcctggccctgccccgccACACTGGCTCTTTCACCATCTTCAAG ACGCTGGCATCGGTGGCGCAGGCGCTGCCCCGGACTAACGTGGCCGAGCTGCTCATCTCCGCCCTGTGCCTGGCCCTGCTGGTGCCCATCAAGGAGATCAACACGCGCTTTCGGAACAAGCTGCGGACCCCCATTCCAGGGGAGATCGTGGTG GTGCTGGCGGCCACCGGCGTCTGCTTTGCCTCCTCCCTGGACACGCGCTACGACGTGCAGATAGTTGGCCACCTGCCAGCTGG ATTCCCACAGCCCCGGCTTCCGGCCCTGCAGTCGCTGCCCCAGGTGCTGGGGGACACAGTGGCCGTCGCTTTCGTGGCCTATGCCGTCTCTGTGTCACTGGCCATGATCTACGCCGAGAAGCACAGCTACACCATCAACCCCAACCAG GAGCTGCTGGCCCATGGTGTGTCCAACCTAGTCTCTTCCCTCTTCGCCTGCTTCCCGAGCTCGGCCACCCTGGCAACCACCAACATCCTGGAGAGTGCGGGGGGACACACACAG CTCACTGGCTTCTTCTCCGGCACGGTGGTGCTCATGGTTCTCATGTGGCTCGGACCCCTCTTCCGCTACCTGCCCAAG gcTGTCCTGGCCTGTATCAATGTCACCAGCCTGCGCCAGATGGTCCTGCAGTTCTGGGACCTGCCCGAGCTCTGGAGGATCAGCCGGATTGACTTC GCTGTCTGGGTGGTCACCTGGCTGGCCGTGGTGGTGCTGAATGTGGACGTGGGCCTGGCCGTGGGGGTCGTGTTCTCCATGATGACTATCATCTGCCGCACACAGAG GGCCGAGTGTATGACGCTGGGCAAAGCGGCCAACACGGAAATCTACCGGCCTCTCCAACGCCACAGCAAG TGTTTTGAGATCCCCGGCGTGAAGATCATGGCTTACCACGCCCCCATCTACTACGGCAACCGCGACTTCTTCCGTGAGGCGCTGAGCCAGCTGCTGGGTTTGAGCCGGCCGAAGGGCAGCCGGGGGGAGAAGGCGCCACGGGCTGTGGAGAGTGGGGCCAAAATGAGCATCAGCACTGTG GAAAACTGTGTCCCCAGCTCTGTGCCGGATGGggaagccaggtgccccagctcAG GTGCCACTGGCAGTATCCAGGCCGCCATCCTCGACTGCAGTGGGATTGTCTTCGTGGACTCCGCCGGGGCCCGGCTGCTCATTCAG GTGAGGTCCTGGAGACGCTGA
- the LOC115647813 gene encoding transcription factor Sp5-like: MFQLWSNEVPAGSGLSAHARAFGLPKAQYPGHVAPGAHELPLTPPAEHTYSFELSPVKVLAPQGPPGSSYHFPEAQDFPSFSQSSGGMAPRPLGPGPPSAPAAPGGHAEDAPWWSLQQPTPGNLPALHLSRPLMLGPQPPLPALLHGSPKGLLGPARRCRRCKCPNCQAGIEEPGKKKQHVCHLPGCGKVYGKTSHLKAHLRWHAGERPFVCTWLYCGKSFTRSDELQRHLRTHTGEKRFRCQGCGKHFMRSDHLAKHIKTHQGKQPKGSGAQLGTIKQE, from the coding sequence ATGTTTCAACTCTGGAGCAACGAGGTTCCGGCCGGCTCCGGCCTGAGTGCCCACGCCAGGGCCTTCGGGCTGCCCAAGGCGCAGTACCCCGGGCATGTAGCCCCGGGTGCCCACGAGCTGCCCCTGACCCCACCGGCCGAGCACACCTACTCCTTCGAGCTGTCCCCAGTCAAGGTCCTGGCTCCCCAGGGGCCACCCGGCTCCTCCTACCACTTCCCTGAGGCTCAGGACTTCCCCAGCTTCTCGCAGAGCTCTGGCGGCATGGCCCCCCGGCCCCTGGGTCCCggcccccccagtgccccagccgCCCCAGGGGGCCACGCGGAAGATGCCCCCTGGTGGAGCCTGCAGCAGCCCACCCCGGGCAACCTGCCTGCCTTGCACCTGAGCCGGCCCTTGATGCTGGGGCCACAGCccccgctcccagccctgctACACGGCTCCCCCAAGGGGCTGCTGGGCCCGGCCCGGCGCTGCCGGCGCTGCAAGTGCCCCAACTGCCAGGCGGGCATCGAGGAGCCGGGGAAGAAGAAGCAGCACGTGTGCCACCTGCCGGGCTGCGGGAAGGTCTATGGCAAGACGTCCCACCTGAAGGCCCACCTGCGCTGGCACGCGGGCGAGCGCCCCTTCGTCTGCACCTGGCTGTACTGCGGGAAGAGCTTCACCCGCTCGGACGAGCTGCAGCGCCACCTGCGGACTCACACGGGCGAGAAGCGCTTCAGGTGCCAGGGCTGCGGGAAGCACTTCATGCGCAGCGACCACCTGGCCAAGCACATCAAGACCCATCAGGGGAAACAGCCCAAGGGGAGTGGGGCCCAGCTGGGAACCATCAAGCAGGAGTGA